The Vulgatibacter sp. genome includes the window AATCGAGTAGAAGCCGAAGCCGAAAATAAGCGGGAATAGCTCAGTTGGTAGAGCGTCAGCCTTCCAAGCTGAGGGTCGCGGGTTCGAATCCCGTTTCCCGCTCCAGTTGTTTCGGTTCTGTGCCCTTGTAGCTCAGTAGGCAGAGCGCGTCCTTGGTAAGGACGAGGTCAGCGGTTCGATCCCGCTCGAGGGCACCACTTTTTTCTCTCTGCAGATTCTTTACGGAGGCGGCCGATGTCCAAAGAGACCTTCAAGCGTACGAAGCCGCACGCGAACATCGGGACGATTGGTCACGTCGATCACGGCAAGACCACCCTGACCGCGGCGATCACCAAGGTTCTGTCGAAGAAGGGCTTTGCCCAGGCGATGGACTACGGTTCGATCGACAAGGCCCCCGAAGAGCGTGAGCGCGGCATCACCATCTCGACCGCGCACGTGGAGTACGAGACGGACAACCGTCACTACGCCCACGTCGATTGCCCCGGTCACGCCGACTACGTGAAGA containing:
- a CDS encoding GTP-binding protein, whose product is MSKETFKRTKPHANIGTIGHVDHGKTTLTAAITKVLSKKGFAQAMDYGSIDKAPEERERGITISTAHVEYETDNRHYAHVDCPGHADYVKNMITGAAQMDGAILVVSAADGPMPQTREHILLARQVGVPYIVVFLNKVD